From the genome of Deinococcus sp. JMULE3, one region includes:
- a CDS encoding ATP-binding domain-containing protein — MPVAELRPETHPDFELEKEHLSGTVAAMIRQIEFWEDRDRQMGADLETSIILGDQAEEFAAMLSPHVHQPYFGSLKVRVAGREQTLYVGKHGFRDVKGPHTVVSWDSEVGSLFYSQALGWTPRRGSAGVIRRRRQLDVSQKTLLRVTDLYDDEQGGDTGGREEVLLRRLQEGSTAGMRDVVETLQPEQNDAMRHPAGVPVIIQGAAGSGKTTIGFHRLAWMTNADRGAHRARPEACMVLMPNRVLATYAARILPELGIERVVVTTPETWATGLLGLEKLEVTDRTLSLLLTDRDNTRRALAWRKAKLLGDARMLDVVRTHLWNRFNAALAGQGLRESVALRGREDQVFTLDEAALAGLLRDVFAADPLDGYRAGMRRAIEALALSTLRVPEDEEASVRRQLSSPLTNLLGRIFATTTPITEARRLLGSPAELAASGLLTEREIALLGTDPLSGIPTPRRAHADVTELPLMLAVQAFTGGIGRLDGRTLEPFDHVVLDEAQDYSPLLYALLGRATRSGHITALGDMNQGMHGYKGPSSWEAVQAQLPGAQVLTLGRTYRSTRQITELGARIAATYNRAAAVQGVDRDGAEVQRYTAPAGPDGELPLIARAVKDAQAAGHTNIAIVTRRGVDADRMAEALREFDTDAQPITTQEHRFRGGLVILPVNLAKGLEFSAAIVASANADTYDESTEYERRLLYVSASRALHWLALVSTGDLHPLIA; from the coding sequence ATGCCTGTTGCGGAATTGCGTCCGGAAACCCACCCGGATTTTGAACTGGAGAAGGAACACCTGTCGGGGACGGTGGCGGCCATGATCCGTCAGATCGAGTTCTGGGAGGACCGCGACCGGCAGATGGGCGCGGACCTGGAGACGAGCATCATCCTGGGGGATCAGGCCGAGGAGTTCGCGGCGATGCTGTCCCCGCACGTGCATCAGCCGTACTTCGGGAGCCTGAAGGTGCGCGTGGCCGGGCGTGAGCAGACGCTCTACGTCGGGAAGCACGGTTTCCGGGACGTGAAGGGGCCGCACACGGTGGTCAGCTGGGACAGCGAGGTCGGCAGTCTGTTCTATTCGCAGGCGCTCGGCTGGACGCCCCGGCGGGGCAGTGCGGGCGTGATCCGGCGTCGGCGGCAGCTGGACGTGAGTCAGAAGACGCTGCTGCGCGTGACGGACCTGTACGACGACGAGCAGGGCGGCGACACGGGTGGGCGCGAGGAGGTGCTGCTGCGCCGCCTGCAGGAGGGCAGCACCGCCGGGATGCGGGACGTGGTCGAGACGCTCCAGCCGGAGCAGAACGACGCGATGCGGCACCCGGCGGGCGTCCCGGTGATCATTCAGGGTGCGGCGGGCTCCGGGAAGACGACCATCGGCTTCCACCGGCTGGCGTGGATGACGAACGCGGACCGGGGGGCGCACCGGGCGCGGCCCGAGGCGTGCATGGTCCTCATGCCGAACCGGGTGCTGGCGACGTACGCGGCGCGCATCCTGCCGGAACTCGGGATCGAGCGGGTGGTCGTCACGACGCCGGAAACCTGGGCGACGGGACTGCTGGGCCTGGAGAAGCTGGAGGTCACGGACCGCACCCTCAGCCTGCTGCTGACCGACCGGGACAACACCCGCCGGGCGCTGGCGTGGCGCAAGGCGAAGCTGCTGGGCGACGCGCGGATGCTGGACGTGGTCCGCACTCACCTCTGGAACCGCTTTAACGCGGCGCTGGCCGGGCAGGGCCTGCGTGAGTCGGTGGCGCTGCGCGGGCGGGAGGATCAGGTGTTCACGCTGGACGAGGCGGCCCTGGCGGGGCTGCTGCGCGACGTGTTCGCCGCCGATCCCCTGGACGGCTACCGGGCCGGGATGCGCCGCGCCATCGAGGCCCTGGCGCTGTCCACGCTGCGCGTCCCGGAGGACGAGGAGGCCAGCGTGCGCCGCCAGCTGTCGTCCCCGCTGACGAACCTGCTGGGCCGCATCTTCGCCACGACCACGCCCATCACCGAGGCGCGCCGCCTGCTGGGCAGCCCGGCGGAACTCGCCGCGAGCGGCCTGCTGACCGAGCGGGAGATCGCGCTGCTGGGCACCGATCCCCTCAGCGGGATTCCCACGCCCCGCCGCGCGCACGCGGACGTCACCGAACTGCCTCTGATGCTGGCCGTGCAGGCGTTCACGGGCGGCATCGGGCGGCTGGACGGGCGCACGCTGGAACCCTTCGATCACGTCGTGCTGGACGAGGCGCAGGACTACTCGCCGCTGCTGTACGCGCTGCTGGGCCGCGCCACCCGCTCCGGGCACATCACGGCGCTGGGCGACATGAACCAGGGCATGCACGGTTACAAGGGCCCCAGTTCCTGGGAGGCGGTGCAGGCGCAGCTGCCGGGCGCGCAGGTGCTGACGCTGGGCCGCACGTACCGTTCCACGCGGCAGATCACGGAACTGGGCGCGCGGATCGCCGCGACGTACAACCGCGCCGCCGCCGTGCAGGGCGTCGACCGCGACGGCGCGGAGGTGCAGCGCTACACCGCGCCCGCCGGGCCGGACGGGGAACTCCCGCTGATCGCGCGGGCCGTCAAAGACGCGCAGGCCGCCGGACACACCAACATCGCCATCGTCACCCGGCGCGGCGTGGACGCCGACCGCATGGCCGAAGCCCTGCGCGAGTTCGACACGGACGCGCAGCCCATCACCACGCAGGAGCACCGCTTCCGGGGCGGCCTGGTGATCCTGCCGGTGAACCTTGCCAAGGGCCTGGAGTTCAGCGCCGCCATTGTCGCCAGCGCGAACGCCGACACGTACGACGAGAGCACCGAGTACGAACGCCGCCTGCTGTACGTGTCCGCCAGCCGCGCGCTGCACTGGCTGGCCCTCGTCAGCACGGGCGACCTGCACCCGCTGATCGCCTGA
- a CDS encoding glutamine synthetase III — protein sequence MNHDFDVISAARNWRTDAVDTATPDQIISSVYSSDVLTLEQLKARLSKPTFKSLQATLERGATLDPTIADTVALAMKTWAMEKGATHYTHWFHPLTGATAEKHDSFVSPNGDGSAIAAFSGKELIQAEPDASSFPSGGLRATFEARGYTAWDASSPAFIMRHANGATLCIPTAFASWTGEALDTKTPLLRSVEALNKAVTPALKLFGASEGTRVSSTLGAEQEYFLIAEEYYYRRPDLVMTGRTLFGAQPPRGQELEDHYFGAIPDRVLSFMTDAEQQLYALGIPVKTRHNEVAPGQFEIAPIFEDSNIAADHQQLTMQVLRNTARKYGLVALLHEKPFAGVNGSGKHCNWSMSTNAGENLLEPGDTPHENLQFLFFTSAVIKAVDEHQDLLRISVASASNDHRLGANEAPPAIISIFLGSELSDIFDRLESGQGGRGAEAGLLGLGTSVLPPLPRHAGDRNRTSPFAFTGNKFEFRAAGSSQSISFPITVLNTIVADAVSALAEDLKAKLDAGTDLDAAVAEIVKATYSAHKRIVFNGDGYSDEWHQEAEHGRKLLNLRTTLDAVHHLTDAKNGALFEKFKVLSERELAARQEIMYDIYFKTVNIEGETTEYMARTMILPAAVKYLSELHSAGTSKAVKGVAAEVEAAADELFDAVQALSAQNAATGGDEVHEKAHHMRDQVLPAMSAVRKAADKLEKVVAEQHWPLPTYRQMLFVK from the coding sequence ATGAACCATGACTTCGACGTGATCTCCGCCGCCCGCAACTGGCGTACGGACGCCGTGGACACCGCCACGCCCGATCAGATCATCAGCAGCGTGTACTCCAGCGACGTCCTGACCCTGGAACAGCTCAAGGCCCGCCTGAGCAAACCCACCTTCAAGAGCCTCCAGGCGACCCTGGAACGCGGCGCGACCCTCGACCCGACCATCGCCGACACCGTGGCTCTGGCCATGAAGACCTGGGCCATGGAGAAGGGCGCCACGCACTACACCCACTGGTTCCACCCCCTGACCGGCGCGACCGCCGAGAAGCACGACTCGTTCGTGTCCCCCAACGGCGACGGCAGCGCTATCGCGGCGTTCAGCGGCAAGGAACTCATCCAGGCCGAACCCGACGCCAGCTCCTTCCCGTCCGGCGGCCTGCGCGCGACCTTCGAGGCGCGCGGCTACACCGCCTGGGACGCCAGCAGCCCCGCTTTCATCATGCGGCACGCCAACGGCGCGACCCTGTGCATCCCCACCGCGTTCGCCAGCTGGACCGGCGAGGCGCTGGACACCAAGACGCCCCTGCTGCGCAGCGTCGAGGCGCTGAACAAGGCCGTCACGCCCGCCCTGAAACTCTTCGGGGCCAGCGAGGGCACCCGCGTGAGCAGCACCCTGGGCGCCGAGCAGGAGTACTTCCTGATCGCCGAGGAGTACTACTACCGCCGCCCTGACCTCGTCATGACCGGCCGCACCCTGTTCGGCGCGCAGCCCCCCCGCGGCCAGGAACTCGAAGACCACTACTTCGGTGCGATTCCCGACCGCGTCCTGAGCTTCATGACCGACGCCGAGCAGCAGCTGTACGCGCTGGGCATCCCGGTCAAGACCCGCCACAACGAGGTCGCGCCCGGCCAGTTCGAGATCGCCCCGATCTTCGAGGACAGCAACATCGCCGCCGACCACCAGCAGCTCACCATGCAGGTGCTGCGCAACACCGCCCGCAAGTACGGCCTCGTCGCCCTGCTGCACGAGAAGCCCTTCGCGGGCGTGAACGGGTCGGGCAAGCACTGCAACTGGAGCATGAGCACCAACGCCGGTGAGAACCTGCTGGAGCCCGGTGACACCCCGCACGAGAACCTGCAGTTCCTGTTCTTCACGTCGGCCGTCATCAAGGCCGTGGACGAGCACCAGGACCTGCTGCGCATCAGCGTCGCCAGCGCCAGCAACGACCACCGCCTGGGGGCCAACGAGGCCCCGCCCGCGATCATCAGCATCTTCCTGGGCAGCGAACTGAGCGACATCTTCGACCGCCTGGAAAGCGGCCAGGGTGGCCGCGGCGCCGAGGCTGGCCTGCTGGGCCTGGGCACCAGCGTCCTGCCCCCCCTGCCCCGTCACGCCGGGGACCGCAACCGCACCAGCCCCTTCGCGTTCACCGGGAACAAGTTCGAGTTCCGCGCGGCGGGCAGCAGCCAGAGCATCTCCTTCCCGATCACGGTCCTGAACACCATCGTCGCGGACGCCGTGAGCGCCCTGGCCGAAGATCTGAAGGCCAAGCTGGACGCCGGAACCGATCTGGACGCGGCCGTCGCCGAGATCGTCAAGGCCACCTACAGCGCCCACAAGCGCATCGTGTTCAACGGCGACGGTTACAGCGACGAGTGGCACCAGGAAGCCGAGCACGGCCGGAAGCTCCTGAACCTGCGCACCACCCTGGACGCCGTTCACCACCTGACCGACGCGAAGAACGGCGCGCTGTTCGAGAAGTTCAAGGTCCTGTCTGAACGCGAACTGGCCGCCCGTCAGGAAATCATGTACGACATCTACTTCAAGACGGTGAACATCGAGGGCGAGACCACCGAGTACATGGCCCGCACCATGATCCTCCCCGCCGCCGTGAAGTACCTGTCCGAACTGCACTCCGCCGGGACCAGCAAGGCCGTCAAGGGCGTCGCTGCCGAGGTCGAGGCCGCCGCGGACGAACTGTTCGACGCCGTGCAGGCTCTCAGCGCCCAGAACGCCGCCACCGGCGGGGACGAGGTGCACGAGAAGGCCCACCACATGCGCGACCAGGTGCTGCCCGCCATGAGCGCCGTGCGCAAGGCCGCCGACAAGCTGGAGAAGGTCGTCGCCGAGCAGCACTGGCCGCTGCCCACCTACCGCCAGATGCTGTTCGTCAAGTAA
- a CDS encoding AAC(3) family N-acetyltransferase: MLNLLRRPAVTPAELDEGLRALGLDGSQHLIVHASLKAFGQLDGGARTVVDALERASATVVAPAFTYSTLLSRPTSTTHARFHRDSRVSRDIGRVPQEMVERADALRSFHPTLSFIALGQEARRITEAQSLSSPYQPIGALYDLDGFALLMGVDFGSNTSVHYGEHLAGVPLLTRYVPLDGQVLPTAFPNCSADFDNLAPDVHARARSVQVGQSTLRLYLVRDLVDSTVRLLNRDPEGLLCTYRGCRCQEVRALVRQQGLRPRVHTGLIS; encoded by the coding sequence GTGCTGAACCTGCTGCGCCGACCCGCCGTGACCCCCGCCGAACTGGACGAGGGCCTGCGCGCACTGGGACTGGACGGCTCGCAGCACCTGATCGTGCACGCCAGCCTGAAGGCCTTCGGGCAGCTGGACGGCGGCGCGCGGACGGTCGTGGACGCCCTGGAACGCGCGAGCGCGACGGTGGTCGCCCCGGCCTTCACGTACTCCACGCTGCTCTCGCGGCCCACCTCGACCACGCACGCGCGCTTCCACCGGGACTCGCGGGTCAGCCGGGACATCGGGCGGGTACCGCAGGAGATGGTGGAACGTGCCGACGCGCTGCGGTCCTTTCACCCCACCCTGAGTTTCATCGCGCTGGGCCAGGAGGCGCGCCGCATCACCGAGGCGCAGTCCCTGAGCAGCCCGTACCAGCCCATCGGGGCGCTGTACGACCTGGACGGCTTCGCGCTGCTGATGGGCGTGGATTTCGGCAGTAACACCAGCGTCCACTACGGCGAGCACCTCGCGGGCGTGCCGCTGCTGACGCGGTACGTGCCGCTGGACGGGCAGGTGCTGCCCACCGCGTTCCCGAACTGCTCGGCGGATTTCGATAATCTCGCGCCGGATGTGCACGCCCGCGCCCGCAGCGTGCAGGTCGGTCAGAGCACCCTGCGGCTGTACCTCGTGCGGGACCTCGTGGACAGCACGGTGCGCCTCCTGAACCGCGACCCGGAGGGACTGCTGTGCACCTACCGGGGGTGCCGCTGCCAGGAGGTCCGGGCACTCGTGCGGCAGCAGGGCCTCCGGCCGCGCGTGCATACCGGCCTGATCAGCTGA
- the glnA gene encoding type I glutamate--ammonia ligase, giving the protein MSPQSTTPPTRDQILQQLQEAEVKFLRLQFTDILGTTKNVEVPKSQFGKALNGDVTFDGSAVEGFTRVEESDMLLRPDLGTFLIYPQFSREEGERGKVARLICDVALPDGTPFDGDPRQVLKRQIARAQAMGFEMFVGTEPEFFLFERSPSGVGTTVTHDKAGYFDLAPIDKGERIRREITNKLVEMGFEIEAAHHEVSPGQHEIDFRYAPALETADRIATFKFVVKRVALEYGLLASFLPKPLPGVNGSGMHCHLSLFKGGANAFADPGGEHGLSRTAQQFIAGLLDHAGAMVAITNPLVNSYKRLVPGFEAPVNVAWSTSNRSALIRIPAKRGNSTRAEVRMPDPSCNPYLALAVMLAAGLDGIEQDMEPAPAIQRNIFKMTVREKRHHRVKELPSDLREAVDELEKDDVLRRALGEHVLDHFVEAKRAEWREYNATVHAWELERYLDLI; this is encoded by the coding sequence ATGTCCCCCCAGTCCACCACGCCCCCCACCCGCGACCAGATCCTGCAGCAGCTGCAGGAAGCGGAAGTCAAGTTCCTGCGCCTCCAGTTCACCGACATCCTCGGCACCACCAAGAACGTCGAGGTGCCCAAAAGTCAGTTCGGCAAGGCCCTGAACGGCGACGTCACCTTCGACGGCAGCGCCGTGGAAGGCTTCACCCGCGTCGAGGAGAGCGACATGCTCCTGCGCCCCGACCTGGGCACCTTCCTGATCTACCCGCAGTTCTCCCGCGAGGAAGGCGAACGCGGCAAGGTCGCCCGCCTCATCTGCGACGTGGCCCTGCCCGACGGCACCCCCTTCGACGGCGACCCCCGGCAGGTCCTCAAACGGCAGATCGCACGCGCGCAGGCCATGGGCTTCGAGATGTTCGTCGGCACCGAACCCGAATTCTTCCTGTTCGAACGCTCCCCCAGCGGCGTCGGCACCACGGTCACGCACGACAAGGCCGGGTACTTCGACCTCGCCCCGATCGACAAGGGCGAACGCATCCGCCGCGAGATCACCAACAAACTCGTCGAGATGGGCTTCGAGATCGAAGCCGCGCACCACGAGGTCTCCCCCGGCCAGCACGAGATCGACTTCCGCTACGCCCCCGCGCTGGAAACCGCCGACCGCATCGCCACCTTCAAGTTCGTCGTCAAACGCGTCGCGCTGGAATACGGCCTGCTCGCCAGCTTCCTGCCCAAACCGCTGCCCGGCGTGAACGGCAGCGGCATGCACTGCCACCTCAGCCTGTTCAAGGGCGGCGCGAACGCCTTCGCGGACCCCGGCGGCGAACACGGCCTGTCGCGCACCGCGCAGCAGTTCATCGCGGGCCTCCTCGACCACGCGGGCGCGATGGTCGCCATCACGAACCCCCTCGTGAACAGCTACAAGCGCCTCGTGCCGGGCTTCGAAGCCCCCGTGAACGTCGCCTGGAGCACCAGCAACCGCAGCGCGCTGATCCGCATTCCCGCCAAGCGCGGCAACTCCACCCGCGCCGAAGTGCGCATGCCCGACCCGAGCTGCAACCCGTACCTCGCGCTGGCCGTCATGCTCGCCGCCGGACTGGACGGCATCGAACAGGACATGGAACCCGCCCCCGCCATCCAGCGCAACATCTTCAAGATGACCGTCCGCGAAAAACGCCACCACCGCGTCAAGGAACTCCCCAGCGACCTGCGCGAGGCCGTGGACGAACTGGAAAAAGACGACGTGCTGCGCCGCGCCCTGGGCGAACACGTCCTCGACCACTTCGTGGAAGCCAAACGCGCCGAATGGCGCGAGTACAACGCCACCGTCCACGCCTGGGAACTGGAACGGTACCTCGACCTGATCTGA
- a CDS encoding DUF305 domain-containing protein, translating into MNLRRALPFIAVLLAALAAAFLLAPRLIMPAEDSREVRFVREMIQHHTQAIDMATRIRDTTTDPELRTLALDIMLGQQEQIGQMRGWLTLWGRPWAGDGMTAGHARMMGMATQAEVATISTQPEKQAEVTFLQLMTRHHQGALAMVPPALGRGVRPEVQALARQIGAAQSAEITLMTRLLKDRGAQPLPAPGGMDGMDMGDHQH; encoded by the coding sequence GTGAACCTGCGCCGCGCCCTTCCGTTCATTGCCGTCCTGCTCGCCGCCCTGGCCGCCGCGTTCCTGCTTGCCCCGCGCCTGATCATGCCCGCCGAGGACAGCCGCGAGGTGCGCTTCGTGCGCGAGATGATCCAGCACCACACCCAGGCCATCGACATGGCGACCCGCATCCGCGACACCACCACAGACCCGGAACTGCGGACCCTGGCGCTGGACATCATGCTGGGCCAGCAGGAGCAGATCGGGCAGATGCGCGGCTGGCTGACCCTCTGGGGCCGCCCGTGGGCCGGGGACGGCATGACCGCCGGGCACGCCCGCATGATGGGCATGGCCACCCAGGCCGAGGTGGCGACGATCAGCACCCAGCCCGAGAAGCAGGCCGAGGTGACCTTCCTGCAACTCATGACCCGCCACCACCAGGGCGCGCTGGCGATGGTTCCCCCCGCGCTGGGACGCGGCGTGCGGCCCGAGGTGCAGGCCCTCGCTCGGCAGATCGGGGCGGCGCAGAGTGCCGAGATCACCCTGATGACCCGCCTGCTGAAGGACCGGGGGGCGCAGCCGCTGCCCGCGCCCGGCGGGATGGACGGCATGGACATGGGCGACCACCAGCACTGA
- the trmFO gene encoding methylenetetrahydrofolate--tRNA-(uracil(54)-C(5))-methyltransferase (FADH(2)-oxidizing) TrmFO, with the protein MSERVTVIGGGLAGSEAALAAARLGVRVRLHEMRPVKMTPAHRSGNFAELVCSNSLGGEGELQSKGLLQAELRSVGGAIVGAADASKLPAGNALAVERDEFSARVTAAVREHPLIEVVDGEVEAVPDGIVVIASGPLTSDALAADVARLTGSERLSFYDAAAPVIAFDSIDMDVAWRAGRYEQSADYINCPFTKDEYLAFFGALEQARSHTPHDWEKLEFFEGCMPIEEIARRGIDTPRFGPMSPKGLDNPKTGRWPYAVAQLRQEDREGRMWSLVGFQTGLKWGDQKAVVNLIPGLEGAEIVRYGVMHRNTYLNAPLVLESTLQLKADPTKLVAGVLAGTEGYLESAATGWLAGTNAARLALGLPPLTPPAESMLGGLTRYLASANPKGFQPMNVNWALVPELPAEINEKTGKPRKLGKREKRPVMFRRGLNAFMTWAQAEAGLTVTPPPVREPEAVGAEG; encoded by the coding sequence GTGAGTGAGCGTGTGACGGTGATCGGTGGGGGACTGGCGGGGTCGGAGGCGGCGCTGGCGGCGGCGCGGCTGGGCGTGCGGGTGCGCCTGCACGAGATGCGGCCGGTGAAGATGACCCCGGCGCACCGCAGTGGGAATTTCGCGGAGCTGGTGTGCAGCAACTCGCTGGGGGGCGAGGGCGAGCTGCAGAGCAAGGGTCTGCTGCAGGCCGAGCTGCGCAGTGTGGGCGGCGCGATCGTGGGTGCGGCGGACGCCTCCAAACTGCCGGCCGGGAATGCGCTGGCGGTGGAGCGGGACGAGTTCAGCGCTCGGGTGACGGCGGCGGTGCGGGAGCATCCGCTGATCGAGGTCGTGGACGGTGAGGTGGAGGCCGTGCCGGATGGGATCGTGGTGATCGCGTCGGGGCCGCTCACGTCGGACGCGCTGGCGGCGGACGTGGCGCGCCTGACGGGCAGTGAGCGCCTGAGTTTCTACGACGCGGCAGCGCCCGTGATCGCGTTCGATAGCATCGACATGGACGTCGCGTGGCGCGCGGGGCGGTACGAGCAGAGCGCGGACTACATCAACTGCCCGTTCACGAAGGACGAGTACCTCGCGTTCTTCGGGGCGCTGGAGCAGGCGCGCAGTCACACACCGCACGACTGGGAGAAGCTGGAGTTCTTCGAGGGCTGCATGCCCATCGAGGAGATCGCCCGCCGCGGGATCGACACGCCCCGCTTCGGGCCGATGTCCCCCAAGGGCCTGGACAATCCGAAGACGGGGCGCTGGCCGTACGCGGTGGCGCAGCTGCGTCAGGAGGACCGCGAGGGCCGCATGTGGTCCCTGGTGGGCTTCCAGACGGGCCTGAAGTGGGGCGATCAGAAGGCGGTCGTGAACCTGATTCCGGGCCTGGAAGGGGCGGAGATCGTCCGGTACGGCGTGATGCACCGCAACACCTACCTGAACGCCCCGCTGGTGCTGGAGTCCACGCTGCAACTCAAGGCCGACCCGACCAAGCTGGTCGCGGGTGTCCTGGCGGGCACCGAGGGGTACCTTGAATCGGCGGCGACCGGCTGGCTGGCCGGGACGAACGCGGCGCGCCTCGCGCTGGGCCTCCCGCCCCTCACGCCGCCTGCCGAGAGCATGCTGGGCGGCCTGACCCGCTACCTCGCCAGTGCGAACCCGAAGGGCTTCCAGCCCATGAACGTGAACTGGGCGCTCGTGCCGGAACTGCCCGCCGAGATCAACGAGAAGACCGGCAAGCCCCGCAAGCTCGGCAAGCGCGAGAAACGCCCGGTGATGTTCCGCCGCGGCCTGAACGCCTTCATGACCTGGGCGCAGGCGGAGGCGGGCCTGACCGTCACGCCGCCCCCGGTGCGGGAACCGGAAGCAGTGGGCGCAGAGGGCTGA
- a CDS encoding glycine--tRNA ligase produces MPATSMEELVSLCKRRGFIFQGSEIYGGLQGFYDYGPLGVELKNNIKAAWWRTNVYERDDMEGLDASIIMHRQVLRHSGHEATFSDPMVDNKKNNKRYRLDHLVKDQKADVIAKVAEAMGQSAENFPAVVAALNANPAQASQALRDAGVRDPFSGEVGEWTEPKPFNMMFKTTIGPVADDESYGYLRPETAQGIFTNFKNVVDSTSRRLPFGIAQIGKAFRNEITPRNFIFRVRELEQMEIEFFCTPGTDEEWHEKWLEARLSWWEAQGVPRSKIEILDVPKEDLAHYSKRTYDLMYDYPTLGHEEIEGIANRSDYDLGSHTKNQSELGLVARVEENLDSVAKLTIPHPETNKPVVPFVIEPSAGVDRAMLAVLSEAFTKETLENGNERIVLKLKPHLAPIKVAVIPLARNKAELVDLARSIKNDLQKLGLGRILLEDSGNIGKAYRRHDEVGTPYCVTVDFDTVGKGEDASLTDTVTVRDRDTLAQERVKISDLSAYLQAKLR; encoded by the coding sequence ATGCCTGCAACGTCGATGGAAGAACTCGTCAGCCTGTGTAAACGCCGGGGCTTCATTTTCCAGGGCTCGGAGATCTACGGGGGCCTTCAGGGCTTCTACGATTACGGCCCGCTGGGTGTGGAACTGAAGAACAACATCAAGGCCGCGTGGTGGCGCACGAACGTGTACGAGCGTGACGACATGGAGGGCCTTGACGCGTCGATCATCATGCACCGGCAGGTGCTGCGCCACAGCGGGCACGAGGCGACGTTCAGCGACCCGATGGTGGACAACAAGAAGAACAACAAGCGCTACCGCCTGGACCACCTCGTGAAGGACCAGAAGGCGGACGTGATCGCCAAGGTGGCCGAGGCGATGGGGCAGAGTGCCGAGAACTTCCCGGCGGTCGTGGCGGCGCTGAACGCGAACCCCGCGCAGGCGTCGCAGGCGCTGAGGGACGCGGGCGTGCGTGACCCGTTCAGCGGCGAGGTCGGCGAGTGGACCGAGCCCAAGCCGTTCAACATGATGTTCAAGACGACCATCGGCCCGGTCGCGGACGACGAGAGTTACGGCTACCTGCGTCCCGAGACCGCGCAGGGGATCTTCACGAACTTCAAGAACGTCGTGGACAGCACCAGCCGCCGCCTGCCGTTCGGCATCGCGCAGATCGGGAAGGCGTTCCGCAACGAGATCACGCCCCGCAACTTCATCTTCCGCGTGCGTGAACTCGAGCAGATGGAGATCGAGTTCTTCTGCACGCCCGGCACGGACGAGGAGTGGCACGAGAAGTGGCTCGAAGCCCGCCTGAGCTGGTGGGAGGCGCAGGGCGTGCCCCGCAGCAAGATCGAGATCCTGGACGTGCCGAAGGAGGACCTGGCGCACTACTCGAAGCGCACGTACGACCTGATGTACGACTACCCCACCCTCGGGCACGAGGAGATCGAGGGCATCGCCAACCGCAGCGACTACGACCTCGGCAGCCACACGAAGAACCAGAGCGAACTGGGTCTCGTGGCGCGCGTGGAGGAGAACCTCGACAGTGTCGCCAAGCTGACCATCCCGCACCCGGAGACGAACAAGCCGGTCGTGCCGTTCGTGATCGAACCGTCCGCCGGGGTGGACCGCGCCATGCTGGCCGTCCTGAGCGAGGCGTTCACGAAGGAGACGCTGGAGAACGGCAACGAGCGCATCGTCCTGAAGCTGAAGCCGCACCTCGCGCCCATCAAGGTGGCCGTGATTCCGCTGGCGCGCAACAAGGCCGAACTGGTCGACCTGGCCCGCAGCATCAAGAACGACCTGCAGAAGCTCGGCCTGGGCCGCATCCTGCTCGAGGACAGCGGGAACATCGGCAAGGCGTACCGCCGCCACGACGAGGTCGGCACGCCCTACTGCGTCACCGTGGACTTCGACACCGTCGGCAAGGGCGAGGACGCCAGCCTGACCGACACCGTGACCGTCCGTGACCGTGACACGCTGGCGCAGGAACGCGTGAAGATCAGCGACCTCAGCGCGTACCTGCAGGCGAAACTGCGGTGA
- a CDS encoding YdcF family protein has product MTGERWRNVAGGVAVGAGLAVLAAFLGEVRAPAGLLLGLIVAGGVAGAFRPSWAALRVAAGALAVLIAACLLTPVLRGPLASLTLSEPPVRADAIVVLGGGVQCGTRTLDVSSQARLLRGLELWRAGYAPALTLSEQSGLIGPRDCPKIDVLEREMIRALYPSGGPTLVTLRSVTTTRDEAARVRDLARARGWTRVLLVTSPSHSRRAAALFRAQGVPVVSVPAPEPLLDGTLPSPHDRLRALRILTYEGLSRVKAALGGTPER; this is encoded by the coding sequence ATGACTGGGGAGCGGTGGCGGAACGTGGCGGGCGGCGTGGCGGTGGGTGCGGGGCTGGCCGTGCTGGCCGCGTTCCTGGGCGAGGTGCGCGCCCCGGCAGGCCTGCTGCTGGGCCTCATCGTGGCGGGCGGGGTGGCAGGGGCGTTCCGGCCCAGCTGGGCGGCCCTGCGGGTTGCGGCGGGCGCGCTGGCGGTGCTGATCGCCGCCTGCCTCTTGACGCCCGTGCTGCGCGGGCCGCTGGCGTCCCTGACCCTGAGCGAACCCCCCGTCCGGGCGGACGCCATCGTGGTGCTGGGCGGCGGCGTGCAGTGCGGTACGCGCACGCTGGACGTCAGCAGTCAGGCGCGCCTGCTCCGAGGCCTCGAACTGTGGCGGGCGGGCTACGCGCCTGCCCTGACCCTCTCGGAACAGTCGGGCCTGATCGGGCCGCGCGACTGCCCGAAAATCGACGTCCTGGAACGCGAGATGATCCGCGCGCTGTACCCCTCGGGCGGCCCCACCCTGGTCACGCTGCGCAGCGTCACCACCACCCGTGACGAGGCGGCCCGGGTGCGCGATCTGGCACGGGCGCGCGGCTGGACAAGGGTGCTGCTCGTGACCTCTCCCAGTCACTCGCGTCGCGCCGCCGCCCTGTTCCGCGCGCAGGGCGTACCCGTCGTCAGTGTCCCCGCGCCGGAACCCCTGCTGGACGGCACCCTCCCCTCTCCGCACGACCGCCTGCGCGCCCTGCGCATCCTCACGTACGAGGGTTTGTCGCGCGTGAAGGCCGCGCTGGGCGGCACGCCGGAACGCTGA